Proteins encoded by one window of Brienomyrus brachyistius isolate T26 chromosome 1, BBRACH_0.4, whole genome shotgun sequence:
- the LOC125734633 gene encoding tensin-like isoform X10 — MPSASFGLPAALAGRARTWVCLSCMFWPEEFDSVHSHTFRAKTFKRSKQCGMCKQTLFGDGLVCRVCRLTCHKRCEVKVNAPCVPTANYELLAGHHISLRHAETMSSIKSSTESRLKPSRTLSLIQGEENYDVDLLYITESIIVVAFPASAEEHSHSAHLKEVATMLRSKHGAHYLVINISEKRHDLTKLNPKVLDFGWPDHHAPALDKICTICKAMDTWLKADPHNVVVLHNKGNRGRTGVVVAAYMHYSNISASADQALDRFAMKHFYEDKVLPVGQPSQQRYVQYFSGLLSGQIKINNKPLFLHHVIMHGIPDFESRGGCRPFLKIYQAMQPIYTSGIYNVQGDSQTSICITIEPGLMLKGDILLKCYHKGFRGPARDVIFRVQFHTCAIHDLDVVFTKEELDESCRDERFPDCGRVEFVFSLGPEKIQGMEHLENGPSVLVDYNTQDLLIRWDSYENFHQHGDDLPADIIHTQGPLDSSLYAKIRRKDPPNSTVTTNGLTVPGRTLPTGDPALSACDNALSVSSDSGHSTASIKTDRTDEPFQQGVLANQSLSPAETKDLETLLTGLEAPMQRSGCPAVPASMTGLGLRHLVPAEVHVNGHSGVDRETDILDDEVPESNSRDSQGTPSSLGGRVTPPEFYCQRESVINGEGSLHHVPGAPELGPRARCSSSVLAHTPDLDYSHAAIFRSRSFGTAPGPDLLLEPTPRAPARGSSSRDAVQRGMNAWQQQTHSLPELPPATPSQQDVERSIEDLSMLMLDLDPAIPQLPQVPEARPPAPQSDSIPQGPFSSGSSLLQALTAPKQAYMGHTPALFHHPVDPPITRSFSVGYEFQGGPRVPGSQYSHGYAPPPLPTAPPNEEKSYSLEGLVAHRIAEYNARIQGIWESMATPKADHSHSYSLAGVSWPTQDNRYLNGRDRNGCKGVQSKETLADGGTASTRRRTNSEGQRLDGHGPGRTIRSPIRCVSPEFVNAIAQNPGGRPKEGQMHSYREAFEEMEDSPISPPPSSGGEAPPLTPAFPVSPQTPYFNLCRSPPGLAKTPLSALGLKPHNPAEILLQQSGSANPLEYGEEEPRSYVESVARSATAVSGGKPAGAPSAPSYATDSLAKQITPSYAMNPPLPSGSPIPSPDGIYPFADSGLWTVPPTQPLGDPSPHHPDIAYRPTSSSYPTSGSGTATGSYVTTDYGPCLPEAGSPGMLQHSVATNTPPSPASWPRLTSQNSLTTDWLGQPANGSEPGPGGGSFPCSYGTDGQSTSSGYVTPDVPVGGTFPSLPPYMVPLGSLDMQPQLPRKRSMSSGAERPSTMPSYNGKATAPSPPSSGYSTPSTRLVHTLSDFSRLSTCEGGPENRLSVKFVQGTSRFWYKPDISREQAIDMLKDREPGTFVIRDSHSFRGAYGLAMKVVSPPPTVQQSNKGSDTANELVRHFLIETSPRGVKLKGCPNEPYFGSLSALVYQHSITPLALPCTLLIPTRDFSVERLNMASISDNTSNLLRQGAACNVLYINSVDMESLTGPQAVAKAVSMTLEASTLSTPTIVHFKVSAQGITLTDNQRRIFFRRHYPINTITFCDVDPQDRKWKKAEGGSAKFFGFIARKQGSMTDNVSHLFAEMDSEQPASAIVSFVSKVLTGSQKR; from the exons CTTGCAGGTCACCACATTTCCCTGAGACATGCCGAAACTATG AGTTCAATCAAGTCTTCCACCGAGTCAAGACTCAAGCCCTCACG GACACTGAGCCTGATCCAGGGAGAGGAGAACTATGATGTGGACCTTCTGTATATCACTGAGAGCATCATCGTGGTGGCATTCCCTGCCAGTGCTGAGGAACACAGCCACAGTGCTCACCTCAAGGAGGTGGCCACCATGTTGAGGTCCAAGCATGGGGCTCATTACCTG GTCATCAACATCAGTGAAAAGAGGCATGACCTGACTAAGCTGAACCCAAAG GTGTTAGACTTTGGCTGGCCTGACCACCACGCACCAGCCCTAGACAAGATTTGTACCATCTGCAAGGCTATGGACACGTGGCTCAAAGCAGACCCCCACAATGTAGTGGTGCTACACAACAAG GGCAACCGCGGACGGACAGGGGTCGTGGTCGCTGCCTACATGCATTACAGCAACATATCAGCTAG TGCGGATCAGGCCTTGGACAGATTCGCCATGAAGCACTTTTATGAAGACAAGGTCCTTCCTGTGGGCCAGCCGTCCCAGCAGAG GTACGTGCAATACTTCAGTGGTCTGCTGTCGGGTCAGATAAAGATCAACAACAAACCACTGTTCCTACATCATGTCATCATGCATGGGATCCCTGACTTTGAGTCCAGAGGAG GTTGCCGTCCTTTTCTGAAGATATACCAAGCTATGCAGCCCATTTATACCTCTGGCATATA CAACGTACAGGGTGACAGTCAGACCAGCATCTGCATCACCATTGAACCCGGGCTCATGCTCAAAGGAGACATTCTG CTGAAGTGCTACCACAAAGGGTTCCGAGGCCCTGCCAGAGACGTGATCTTCCGGGTCCAGTTCCACACCTGTGCCATCCATGACCTGGATGTGGTCTTCACCAAGGAAGAGCTGGATGAGTCCTGCAGAG ATGAGCGATTCCCTGACTGTGGGAGAGTGGAGTTTGTCTTCTCTCTGGGGCCAGAGAAAATCCAAG GTATGGAGCACCTGGAAAACGGACCAAGCGTCTTAGTGGACTACAACACCCAGGACCTGCTGATCCGTTGGGACTCCTACGAGAACTTCCACCAGCATGGTGACGACCTGCCAGCAG ACATCATCCACACACAAGGTCCTCTGGACAGCAGCCTCTATGCAAAGATTCGCAGAAAGGATCCACCTAACAGCACTGTAACCACAAACGGCCTGACGGTACCGGGCCGTACCCTGCCTACGGGCGACCCAGCCTTGTCTGCCTGTGACAACGCCCTCTCTGTGAGCAGCGACTCAGGGCACTCCACGGCCTCCATAAAGACTGACCGCACTGATGAGCCgttccagcagggggtgctggcAAACCAATCTCTGAGCCCAGCGGAGACAAAAGACCTGGAGACGCTTCTGACGGGCCTGGAGGCACCAATGCAACGGTCAGGCTGCCCAGCAGTGCCTGCATCTATGACGGGCCTAGGTCTGCGCCACCTGGTGCCCGCAGAAGTACATGTCAACGGTCATAGCGGCGTGGACCGGGAGACAGACATCCTAGATGATGAGGTGCCGGAGTCCAACAGCAGGGACAGCCAAGGCACCCCGTCTTCCCTGGGGGGTCGGGTCACACCCCCTGAGTTCTATTGCCAGAGGGAATCAGTGATCAATGGAGAGGGCAGCCTGCACCATGTGCCGGGGGCGCCTGAGTTAGGCCCACGGGCCCGCTGCAGCTCCTCTGTGCTGGCACACACTCCAGACTTGGACTATAGCCATGCTGCCATTTTCCGCTCCCGCTCCTTCGGAACCGCACCTGGGCCAGACCTGCTTCTAGAGCCCACCCCCAGGGCCCCTGCCCGTGGCTCCAGCAGCCGAGATGCGGTGCAGCGCGGCATGAATGCCTGGCAACAGCAGACCCACAGCCTGCCCGAGCTGccccctgccaccccctcccAGCAGGATGTGGAGCGCTCCATCGAGGACCTCAGCATGCTGATGCTGGACCTGGATCCTGCCATCCCTCAGCTACCCCAGGTCCCTGAGGCgcggccccctgcaccccagtcAGACTCCATTCCACAGGGCCCCTTTTCTTCTGGCTCTTCCCTCCTCCAAGCGTTGACGGCCCCCAAGCAGGCCTACATGGGCCATACTCCCGCACTCTTCCATCACCCAGTAGACCCCCCCATAACTCGCTCTTTTTCAGTAGGCTATGAGTTCCAGGGGGGGCCCAGAGTGCCAGGGTCCCAGTACAGTCATGGCTATGCCCCACCTCCCCTTCCCACTGCCCCCCCTAACGAAGAGAAGAGCTACAGCCTGGAGGGACTGGTGGCTCACCGCATAGCTG AGTACAATGCTCGTATCCAGGGCATCTGGGAGAGCATGGCCACCCCCAAAGCAGACCACAGTCACTCCTATTCCCTTGCTG gtgttagTTGGCCCACCCAAGATAACAGGTATCTTAACGGACGTGACAGGAATGGCTGTAAAG GTGTTCAAAGCAAGGAGACACTGGCTGATGGAGGCACTGCCTCCACGCGACGCCGGACAAACAGCGAGGGCCAGCGTCTGGATGGCCATGGCCCAGGCCGCACGATCCGTTCACCCATCCGCTGTGTTTCCCCAGAATTTGTTAACGCCATCGCTCAGAACCCAGGTGGACGGCCCAAGGAG GGACAGATGCATAGCTACCGGGAAGCCTTTGAGGAAATGGAGGACAGTCCCATCAGTCCTCCGCCCAGCTCCGGTGGTGAGGCCCCGCCCCTGACCCCAGCCTTCCCCGTCTCTCCACAAACCCCTTACTTCAATCTGT GCCGCTCTCCTCCAGGCCTGGCCAAGACACCTCTCTCTGCCCTGGGCCTGAAGCCCCACAACCCCGCTGAGATCCTGCTGCAGCAGAGTGGCTCAG CTAACCCACTAGAGTATGGAGAGGAAG AGCCACGCAGCTACGTGGAGTCTGTAGCTCGCAGTGCCACcgctgtcagtggggggaagcCAGCAGGggccccctcagcccccagttatGCCACCGACAGCCTTGCAAAGCAAATCACCCCCTCCTATGCCATGAACCCCCCTCTACCTTCCGGTAGCCCCATTCCAAGTCCTGATGG GATTTACCCCTTTGCTGACAGTGGCCTGTGGACTGTGCCTCCTACTCAGCCCCTAGGGGATCCTAGCCCCCACCACCCAGACATCGCCTACCGCCCCACCTCTTCTTCATACCCGACCTCTGGCTCAGGCACCGCCACAGGCAGCTATGTTACTACTGACTATGGGCCCTGCCTGCCGGAGGCTGGGAGCCCCGGAATGCTCCAGCACTCAGTGGCTACAAACACGCCCCCCAGCCCTGCCTCTTGGCCCAGGCTGACCAGTCAGAACAGCCTGACCACCGATTGGCTTGGGCAGCCAGCCAATGGCAGTGAGCCTGGGCCTGGAGGCGGTTCCTTCCCATGTAGCTACGGCACAGATGGGCAGTCCACATCCAGTGGCTATGTCACTCCCGATgtgcctgtagggggcacctTCCCTAGTCTGCCCCCATACATGGTGCCCTTGGGTAGCTTGGACATGCAGCCGCAACTCCCGCGCAAGCGAAGCATGTCCAGCGGGGCCGAGAGACCCTCGACTATGCCCTCCTACAATGGCAAAGCGACGGCCCCCTCACCCCCATCCAGCGGTTACAGCACACCCAGCACCAGGCTCGTCCACACCTTATCTGACTTCTCCAGGCTTTCCACGTGCG AAGGAGGTCCAGAGAACCGTCTCAGTGTGAAGTTTGTGCAGGGCACCTCCCGGTTCTGGTACAAGCCTGACATCTCCCGAGAGCAAG CCATCGACATGCTAAAAGACCGCGAACCCGGCACCTTCGTCATCCGCGATAGCCACTCCTTCCGGGGCGCTTATGGCTTGGCAATGAAGGTGGTCTCGCCCCCACCAACTGTGCAACAGAGTAACAAAG GTAGTGACACAGCCAACGAGCTGGTGCGGCACTTCCTAATCGAGACAAGCCCCAGGGGAGTGAAGCTGAAGGGCTGCCCCAACGAGCCCTACTTTG GGTCTCTGTCCGCCTTGGTGTACCAGCACTCCATCACCCCACTGGCCCTACCCTGCACCCTGCTCATCCCAACTCGAG ATTTTTCTGTGGAGCGGTTGAACATGGCCTCTATTAGTGACAACACTTCAAATCTACTGAGGCAGGGTGCAG CATGTAACGTTCTGTACATAAACTCCGTGGACATGGAGTCTTTGACGGGCCCCCAGGCCGTGGCCAAGGCCGTGTCCATGACCCTGGAGGCCAGCACGCTGTCCACCCCCACCATCGTCCACTTCAAGGTGTCCGCACAAGGTATCACCCTCACTGACAACCAGAGGAG AATATTCTTCCGACGGCACTATCCCATCAACACCATCACCTTCTGCGACGTCGACCCCCAggacaggaa GTGGAAGAAGGCAGAGGGTGGCTCTGCAAA ATTCTTCGGGTTCATAGCCCGGAAGCAGGGCAGCATGACAGACAATGTGAGTCACCTGTTTGCGGAAATGGACTCTGAACAGCCAGCCTCGGCCATCGTCAGCTTCGTCTCCAAGGTCCTGACCGGTTCGCAGAAGCGCTAA
- the LOC125734633 gene encoding tensin-like isoform X5, with protein MPSASFGLPAALAGRARTWVCLSCMFWPEEFDSVHSHTFRAKTFKRSKQCGMCKQTLFGDGLVCRVCRLTCHKRCEVKVNAPCVPTANYELLAGHHISLRHAETMSSIKSSTESRLKPSRTLSLIQGEENYDVDLLYITESIIVVAFPASAEEHSHSAHLKEVATMLRSKHGAHYLVINISEKRHDLTKLNPKVLDFGWPDHHAPALDKICTICKAMDTWLKADPHNVVVLHNKGNRGRTGVVVAAYMHYSNISASADQALDRFAMKHFYEDKVLPVGQPSQQRYVQYFSGLLSGQIKINNKPLFLHHVIMHGIPDFESRGGCRPFLKIYQAMQPIYTSGIYNVQGDSQTSICITIEPGLMLKGDILLKCYHKGFRGPARDVIFRVQFHTCAIHDLDVVFTKEELDESCRDERFPDCGRVEFVFSLGPEKIQGMEHLENGPSVLVDYNTQDLLIRWDSYENFHQHGDDLPADIIHTQGPLDSSLYAKIRRKDPPNSTVTTNGLTVPGRTLPTGDPALSACDNALSVSSDSGHSTASIKTDRTDEPFQQGVLANQSLSPAETKDLETLLTGLEAPMQRSGCPAVPASMTGLGLRHLVPAEVHVNGHSGVDRETDILDDEVPESNSRDSQGTPSSLGGRVTPPEFYCQRESVINGEGSLHHVPGAPELGPRARCSSSVLAHTPDLDYSHAAIFRSRSFGTAPGPDLLLEPTPRAPARGSSSRDAVQRGMNAWQQQTHSLPELPPATPSQQDVERSIEDLSMLMLDLDPAIPQLPQVPEARPPAPQSDSIPQGPFSSGSSLLQALTAPKQAYMGHTPALFHHPVDPPITRSFSVGYEFQGGPRVPGSQYSHGYAPPPLPTAPPNEEKSYSLEGLVAHRIAEYNARIQGIWESMATPKADHSHSYSLAGVSWPTQDNRYLNGRDRNGCKGVQSKETLADGGTASTRRRTNSEGQRLDGHGPGRTIRSPIRCVSPEFVNAIAQNPGGRPKEGQMHSYREAFEEMEDSPISPPPSSGGEAPPLTPAFPVSPQTPYFNLCRSPPGLAKTPLSALGLKPHNPAEILLQQSGSANPLEYGEEEPRSYVESVARSATAVSGGKPAGAPSAPSYATDSLAKQITPSYAMNPPLPSGSPIPSPDGIYPFADSGLWTVPPTQPLGDPSPHHPDIAYRPTSSSYPTSGSGTATGSYVTTDYGPCLPEAGSPGMLQHSVATNTPPSPASWPRLTSQNSLTTDWLGQPANGSEPGPGGGSFPCSYGTDGQSTSSGYVTPDVPVGGTFPSLPPYMVPLGSLDMQPQLPRKRSMSSGAERPSTMPSYNGKATAPSPPSSGYSTPSTRLVHTLSDFSRLSTCEGGPENRLSVKFVQGTSRFWYKPDISREQAIDMLKDREPGTFVIRDSHSFRGAYGLAMKVVSPPPTVQQSNKGSDTANELVRHFLIETSPRGVKLKGCPNEPYFGSLSALVYQHSITPLALPCTLLIPTRDFSVERLNMASISDNTSNLLRQGAGQRTPAESHACNVLYINSVDMESLTGPQAVAKAVSMTLEASTLSTPTIVHFKVSAQGITLTDNQRRIFFRRHYPINTITFCDVDPQDRKWKKAEGGSAKFFGFIARKQGSMTDNVSHLFAEMDSEQPASAIVSFVSKVLTGSQKR; from the exons CTTGCAGGTCACCACATTTCCCTGAGACATGCCGAAACTATG AGTTCAATCAAGTCTTCCACCGAGTCAAGACTCAAGCCCTCACG GACACTGAGCCTGATCCAGGGAGAGGAGAACTATGATGTGGACCTTCTGTATATCACTGAGAGCATCATCGTGGTGGCATTCCCTGCCAGTGCTGAGGAACACAGCCACAGTGCTCACCTCAAGGAGGTGGCCACCATGTTGAGGTCCAAGCATGGGGCTCATTACCTG GTCATCAACATCAGTGAAAAGAGGCATGACCTGACTAAGCTGAACCCAAAG GTGTTAGACTTTGGCTGGCCTGACCACCACGCACCAGCCCTAGACAAGATTTGTACCATCTGCAAGGCTATGGACACGTGGCTCAAAGCAGACCCCCACAATGTAGTGGTGCTACACAACAAG GGCAACCGCGGACGGACAGGGGTCGTGGTCGCTGCCTACATGCATTACAGCAACATATCAGCTAG TGCGGATCAGGCCTTGGACAGATTCGCCATGAAGCACTTTTATGAAGACAAGGTCCTTCCTGTGGGCCAGCCGTCCCAGCAGAG GTACGTGCAATACTTCAGTGGTCTGCTGTCGGGTCAGATAAAGATCAACAACAAACCACTGTTCCTACATCATGTCATCATGCATGGGATCCCTGACTTTGAGTCCAGAGGAG GTTGCCGTCCTTTTCTGAAGATATACCAAGCTATGCAGCCCATTTATACCTCTGGCATATA CAACGTACAGGGTGACAGTCAGACCAGCATCTGCATCACCATTGAACCCGGGCTCATGCTCAAAGGAGACATTCTG CTGAAGTGCTACCACAAAGGGTTCCGAGGCCCTGCCAGAGACGTGATCTTCCGGGTCCAGTTCCACACCTGTGCCATCCATGACCTGGATGTGGTCTTCACCAAGGAAGAGCTGGATGAGTCCTGCAGAG ATGAGCGATTCCCTGACTGTGGGAGAGTGGAGTTTGTCTTCTCTCTGGGGCCAGAGAAAATCCAAG GTATGGAGCACCTGGAAAACGGACCAAGCGTCTTAGTGGACTACAACACCCAGGACCTGCTGATCCGTTGGGACTCCTACGAGAACTTCCACCAGCATGGTGACGACCTGCCAGCAG ACATCATCCACACACAAGGTCCTCTGGACAGCAGCCTCTATGCAAAGATTCGCAGAAAGGATCCACCTAACAGCACTGTAACCACAAACGGCCTGACGGTACCGGGCCGTACCCTGCCTACGGGCGACCCAGCCTTGTCTGCCTGTGACAACGCCCTCTCTGTGAGCAGCGACTCAGGGCACTCCACGGCCTCCATAAAGACTGACCGCACTGATGAGCCgttccagcagggggtgctggcAAACCAATCTCTGAGCCCAGCGGAGACAAAAGACCTGGAGACGCTTCTGACGGGCCTGGAGGCACCAATGCAACGGTCAGGCTGCCCAGCAGTGCCTGCATCTATGACGGGCCTAGGTCTGCGCCACCTGGTGCCCGCAGAAGTACATGTCAACGGTCATAGCGGCGTGGACCGGGAGACAGACATCCTAGATGATGAGGTGCCGGAGTCCAACAGCAGGGACAGCCAAGGCACCCCGTCTTCCCTGGGGGGTCGGGTCACACCCCCTGAGTTCTATTGCCAGAGGGAATCAGTGATCAATGGAGAGGGCAGCCTGCACCATGTGCCGGGGGCGCCTGAGTTAGGCCCACGGGCCCGCTGCAGCTCCTCTGTGCTGGCACACACTCCAGACTTGGACTATAGCCATGCTGCCATTTTCCGCTCCCGCTCCTTCGGAACCGCACCTGGGCCAGACCTGCTTCTAGAGCCCACCCCCAGGGCCCCTGCCCGTGGCTCCAGCAGCCGAGATGCGGTGCAGCGCGGCATGAATGCCTGGCAACAGCAGACCCACAGCCTGCCCGAGCTGccccctgccaccccctcccAGCAGGATGTGGAGCGCTCCATCGAGGACCTCAGCATGCTGATGCTGGACCTGGATCCTGCCATCCCTCAGCTACCCCAGGTCCCTGAGGCgcggccccctgcaccccagtcAGACTCCATTCCACAGGGCCCCTTTTCTTCTGGCTCTTCCCTCCTCCAAGCGTTGACGGCCCCCAAGCAGGCCTACATGGGCCATACTCCCGCACTCTTCCATCACCCAGTAGACCCCCCCATAACTCGCTCTTTTTCAGTAGGCTATGAGTTCCAGGGGGGGCCCAGAGTGCCAGGGTCCCAGTACAGTCATGGCTATGCCCCACCTCCCCTTCCCACTGCCCCCCCTAACGAAGAGAAGAGCTACAGCCTGGAGGGACTGGTGGCTCACCGCATAGCTG AGTACAATGCTCGTATCCAGGGCATCTGGGAGAGCATGGCCACCCCCAAAGCAGACCACAGTCACTCCTATTCCCTTGCTG gtgttagTTGGCCCACCCAAGATAACAGGTATCTTAACGGACGTGACAGGAATGGCTGTAAAG GTGTTCAAAGCAAGGAGACACTGGCTGATGGAGGCACTGCCTCCACGCGACGCCGGACAAACAGCGAGGGCCAGCGTCTGGATGGCCATGGCCCAGGCCGCACGATCCGTTCACCCATCCGCTGTGTTTCCCCAGAATTTGTTAACGCCATCGCTCAGAACCCAGGTGGACGGCCCAAGGAG GGACAGATGCATAGCTACCGGGAAGCCTTTGAGGAAATGGAGGACAGTCCCATCAGTCCTCCGCCCAGCTCCGGTGGTGAGGCCCCGCCCCTGACCCCAGCCTTCCCCGTCTCTCCACAAACCCCTTACTTCAATCTGT GCCGCTCTCCTCCAGGCCTGGCCAAGACACCTCTCTCTGCCCTGGGCCTGAAGCCCCACAACCCCGCTGAGATCCTGCTGCAGCAGAGTGGCTCAG CTAACCCACTAGAGTATGGAGAGGAAG AGCCACGCAGCTACGTGGAGTCTGTAGCTCGCAGTGCCACcgctgtcagtggggggaagcCAGCAGGggccccctcagcccccagttatGCCACCGACAGCCTTGCAAAGCAAATCACCCCCTCCTATGCCATGAACCCCCCTCTACCTTCCGGTAGCCCCATTCCAAGTCCTGATGG GATTTACCCCTTTGCTGACAGTGGCCTGTGGACTGTGCCTCCTACTCAGCCCCTAGGGGATCCTAGCCCCCACCACCCAGACATCGCCTACCGCCCCACCTCTTCTTCATACCCGACCTCTGGCTCAGGCACCGCCACAGGCAGCTATGTTACTACTGACTATGGGCCCTGCCTGCCGGAGGCTGGGAGCCCCGGAATGCTCCAGCACTCAGTGGCTACAAACACGCCCCCCAGCCCTGCCTCTTGGCCCAGGCTGACCAGTCAGAACAGCCTGACCACCGATTGGCTTGGGCAGCCAGCCAATGGCAGTGAGCCTGGGCCTGGAGGCGGTTCCTTCCCATGTAGCTACGGCACAGATGGGCAGTCCACATCCAGTGGCTATGTCACTCCCGATgtgcctgtagggggcacctTCCCTAGTCTGCCCCCATACATGGTGCCCTTGGGTAGCTTGGACATGCAGCCGCAACTCCCGCGCAAGCGAAGCATGTCCAGCGGGGCCGAGAGACCCTCGACTATGCCCTCCTACAATGGCAAAGCGACGGCCCCCTCACCCCCATCCAGCGGTTACAGCACACCCAGCACCAGGCTCGTCCACACCTTATCTGACTTCTCCAGGCTTTCCACGTGCG AAGGAGGTCCAGAGAACCGTCTCAGTGTGAAGTTTGTGCAGGGCACCTCCCGGTTCTGGTACAAGCCTGACATCTCCCGAGAGCAAG CCATCGACATGCTAAAAGACCGCGAACCCGGCACCTTCGTCATCCGCGATAGCCACTCCTTCCGGGGCGCTTATGGCTTGGCAATGAAGGTGGTCTCGCCCCCACCAACTGTGCAACAGAGTAACAAAG GTAGTGACACAGCCAACGAGCTGGTGCGGCACTTCCTAATCGAGACAAGCCCCAGGGGAGTGAAGCTGAAGGGCTGCCCCAACGAGCCCTACTTTG GGTCTCTGTCCGCCTTGGTGTACCAGCACTCCATCACCCCACTGGCCCTACCCTGCACCCTGCTCATCCCAACTCGAG ATTTTTCTGTGGAGCGGTTGAACATGGCCTCTATTAGTGACAACACTTCAAATCTACTGAGGCAGGGTGCAG GGCAGAGGACCCCAGCTGAATCCCACG CATGTAACGTTCTGTACATAAACTCCGTGGACATGGAGTCTTTGACGGGCCCCCAGGCCGTGGCCAAGGCCGTGTCCATGACCCTGGAGGCCAGCACGCTGTCCACCCCCACCATCGTCCACTTCAAGGTGTCCGCACAAGGTATCACCCTCACTGACAACCAGAGGAG AATATTCTTCCGACGGCACTATCCCATCAACACCATCACCTTCTGCGACGTCGACCCCCAggacaggaa GTGGAAGAAGGCAGAGGGTGGCTCTGCAAA ATTCTTCGGGTTCATAGCCCGGAAGCAGGGCAGCATGACAGACAATGTGAGTCACCTGTTTGCGGAAATGGACTCTGAACAGCCAGCCTCGGCCATCGTCAGCTTCGTCTCCAAGGTCCTGACCGGTTCGCAGAAGCGCTAA